Proteins encoded by one window of Rhodamnia argentea isolate NSW1041297 chromosome 6, ASM2092103v1, whole genome shotgun sequence:
- the LOC115741507 gene encoding peptide methionine sulfoxide reductase-like, producing MASSANPALDPDLDRPENPGHELAQFGAGCFWGVELAFQRVAGVVKTEVGYSQGHAPDPTYKLVCSGTTGHAEVVRVQFDPEACPYADLLALFWSRHDPTTLNRQGGDVGSQYRSGIYYYNESQARLARESLEAKQSEYKGKKIVTEILPAKRFYRAEEYHQQYLEKGGGRGNKQSAEKGCNDPIRCYG from the exons ATGGCTTCTTCCGCCAACCCCGCTCTGGATCCCGATCTCGATCGACCCGAGAACCCCGGCCACGAGCTCGCGCAGTTCGGGGCGGGATGCTTCTGGGGCGTGGAGCTGGCGTTCCAGAGGGTGGCGGGCGTCGTGAAGACCGAGGTCGGGTACTCGCAGGGCCACGCGCCCGACCCGACCTACAAGCTGGTCTGCTCCGGGACGACGGGCCACGCGGAGGTGGTCCGGGTCCAGTTCGACCCCGAGGCCTGCCCCTACGCCGACCTCCTCGCCCTCTTCTGGTCTCGTCATGATCCCACCACGCTCAATCGCCAG GGAGGTGATGTTGGGTCGCAGTACCGGTCGGGGATATACTACTACAACGAATCCCAGGCGCGCCTAGCGAGGGAATCCCTGGAAGCCAAGCAGTCGGAGTACAAGGGCAAGAAGATCGTGACTGAGATCCTCCCGGCGAAGAGGTTCTACCGAGCAGAGGAGTACCACCAGCAGTATCTCGAGAAGGGAGGCGGTCGAGGGAACAAACAATCCGCCGAGAAGGGCTGCAATGACCCCATCAGATGCTACGGTTGA